A stretch of Wenzhouxiangella sp. XN24 DNA encodes these proteins:
- a CDS encoding TIGR02466 family protein, producing MTKPTADTPEITRLWPTLMLRHRLPGAERANPVLLELLTGMEKARPDLTTKYLEGNLFDNEHPAIGWLKSCVKRAVLDYARAAGVDYELDYHVQAWANINRFGDYHNLHNHPHSWLSGTYYLQVPEPKPLPGRADRNPGAISFYDPRPQANMMAVRGDPQVDPEHRILPRAGEIMLWPAFLHHLVHPNLSDELRVSISFNVVLRWRDSYLP from the coding sequence ATGACCAAGCCGACAGCAGACACACCCGAGATCACGCGGCTCTGGCCGACACTGATGCTGCGTCATCGCCTGCCGGGCGCCGAGCGCGCCAACCCGGTGCTGCTGGAGCTGCTCACCGGGATGGAAAAGGCGCGGCCGGACCTCACCACCAAGTACCTCGAGGGCAACCTGTTCGACAACGAGCACCCGGCGATCGGCTGGCTGAAGAGCTGCGTCAAGCGCGCCGTGCTGGACTACGCAAGGGCCGCCGGCGTCGACTACGAGCTGGACTACCACGTGCAGGCCTGGGCGAACATCAATCGCTTCGGCGACTACCACAACCTGCACAATCACCCGCACTCGTGGCTGAGCGGGACCTACTACCTGCAGGTGCCCGAACCCAAGCCACTGCCGGGACGCGCCGACCGCAACCCGGGCGCGATCAGTTTCTACGACCCGCGCCCGCAGGCCAACATGATGGCGGTGCGCGGCGATCCGCAGGTGGATCCCGAGCACCGCATCCTGCCGCGCGCCGGCGAGATCATGCTGTGGCCGGCGTTCCTGCACCACCTGGTGCATCCGAACCTGTCGGACGAACTGCGCGTCTCCATCTCGTTCAATGTCGTGCTGCGCTGGCGCGATTCGTACCTGCCCTGA
- a CDS encoding AarF/UbiB family protein, which translates to MSNAAELLGLTVKGALRLGQTGRVLAGTGVSWLMGDRPPPPRLVRQTFERLGATYVKLGQFIASSPSMFPEPWVTEFQHCLDRTSPLPWRTIRRALREELGDKVESEFSWIDPEPLASASIAQVHAARLKTGEDVVLKVRKPGVEKVIVTDLNLLYLVARVAERVTPGAAHASLAAIVEEIQGSMMEECDFVREAANIEAFRVYLDDTLNRSAAVPRVYPALSTGRVLTMERFFGASLTDPAGLRRCTDDPEGLLVTALNTWFGSLMHCRTFHADLHAGNLMALRDGRIGFIDFGIVGRIREETWRAMFALADGLPRGDFKAVAEGLATMGATREGVDTARLATDLEALFRRLDLAPGGPGDAADYPVYDEPPEDEDLNRALMELVAVGRRHGIRFPREFTLLVKQFLYFDRYIRMLAPDLALFGDARVNALPSLG; encoded by the coding sequence ATGAGCAATGCCGCCGAACTGCTCGGCCTGACGGTGAAAGGCGCGCTGCGCCTGGGGCAGACCGGGCGGGTGCTCGCCGGCACGGGGGTGAGCTGGCTGATGGGCGACCGCCCACCGCCGCCGCGCCTCGTGCGCCAGACCTTCGAGCGCCTCGGCGCGACCTACGTCAAGCTCGGCCAGTTCATCGCCAGCTCGCCGTCCATGTTCCCGGAGCCCTGGGTCACCGAGTTCCAGCACTGCCTGGACCGCACCTCGCCGTTGCCCTGGCGCACCATCCGCCGCGCCCTGCGCGAGGAGCTCGGCGACAAGGTCGAGTCCGAGTTCAGCTGGATCGATCCGGAGCCGCTGGCGTCCGCGTCCATCGCCCAGGTGCACGCCGCGCGCCTCAAGACGGGTGAAGACGTGGTGTTGAAGGTGCGCAAGCCCGGCGTCGAGAAAGTCATCGTCACCGACCTGAACCTGCTGTACCTGGTGGCGCGCGTCGCGGAACGTGTCACGCCCGGCGCCGCGCATGCCTCCCTCGCGGCCATCGTGGAAGAGATCCAGGGCTCGATGATGGAGGAGTGCGACTTCGTTCGCGAGGCCGCCAACATCGAGGCCTTCCGCGTCTATCTGGACGATACGCTGAACCGGAGCGCGGCGGTCCCACGCGTCTACCCGGCCTTGAGCACGGGGCGCGTGCTGACCATGGAGCGGTTCTTCGGCGCCTCCCTGACGGACCCGGCCGGCTTGCGCCGCTGCACCGACGATCCCGAGGGCCTGTTGGTCACGGCGCTGAACACCTGGTTCGGCAGCCTGATGCATTGCCGGACCTTTCATGCCGACCTGCACGCCGGCAACCTGATGGCGCTGCGCGACGGGCGCATCGGCTTCATCGATTTCGGCATCGTCGGGCGCATTCGCGAAGAGACCTGGCGCGCCATGTTCGCCCTTGCCGACGGCCTGCCGAGAGGGGATTTCAAGGCGGTCGCGGAGGGTCTCGCGACCATGGGCGCCACCCGCGAAGGGGTGGATACGGCGCGACTTGCGACCGACCTCGAGGCGCTGTTCCGGCGGCTTGATCTTGCGCCCGGTGGGCCCGGCGACGCGGCGGACTACCCGGTCTACGACGAGCCGCCGGAAGACGAGGACCTGAACCGTGCGCTGATGGAACTCGTGGCGGTCGGTCGCCGCCACGGCATTCGTTTCCCGCGCGAGTTCACCCTGCTGGTGAAGCAGTTCCTCTATTTCGACCGCTACATCCGGATGCTGGCGCCGGATCTCGCGCTGTTCGGCGACGCGAGGGTCAATGCCCTGCCGAGCCTCGGGTGA
- a CDS encoding RNA-binding protein, with amino-acid sequence MKSIYVGNLPFTATEEEVRGLFSPFGDVQSVKIVSDRETGRPRGFGFVEMPDADADNAIKALEGHEMGGRALKINEARPRAPRPPRF; translated from the coding sequence ATGAAGTCGATCTACGTAGGCAACCTGCCTTTCACCGCCACAGAAGAAGAAGTCCGTGGCCTGTTCTCCCCCTTTGGCGACGTCCAGTCGGTCAAGATCGTGAGCGATCGAGAGACCGGCCGGCCGAGGGGATTCGGGTTTGTCGAGATGCCTGACGCTGACGCGGACAACGCCATCAAGGCCCTCGAGGGCCACGAAATGGGTGGACGCGCCCTGAAGATCAACGAAGCCCGTCCCCGGGCGCCCCGGCCACCGAGGTTCTGA
- a CDS encoding monovalent cation:proton antiporter-2 (CPA2) family protein, with the protein MSLTELLAYLVAAVIAVPIARRLGFGSILGYLAAGIIIGPWGLKLFADVDRILHLAEFGVVLLLFIIGLELQPTRLWALRRGIFGTGAAQVLVTGAVLAGAAIAFGLAWKSALIVGLILALSSTAFVLQLLAERRQLTTRHGRTAFTILLLQDIAVIPLLALIPMLAPGAGGTPVSGSGYVLQIGAVLALIAGGRWLLRPMFRIAARDGGHEIFTATALVVVVGSALLMTQVGLSAGLGAFLAGVLLADSEFRHELEAEIEPFKGLLLGLFFVAVGMSTNLGLLVEIPWRIIAMTVALIALKALVLFVVGRLSGLPTSSARSLAFVLAQGGEFAFVLFAAALQGNLIDRELFELLILVVSLSMMATPFLVIADERVGRATREKEDQREWDKVESDRDHEVIIAGLGRFGQVVARVLNMRRIPFTALESDSRQVDFVRRFGNVVYYGDTTRLDLLRAAHVEKAKLFVVAIEDIEASVRTVELVKHHFPHLKIFARATDRAHARALRNRNVDYVIRENYVSSLEMAENLLQALGDPPDMAADSIRQFRRFDENLLERERAVDQDEGRLVQTVREAERELAFLFHSDEHDVESAVKAKEK; encoded by the coding sequence ATGTCGCTGACCGAACTGCTCGCGTATCTCGTAGCCGCCGTGATCGCCGTGCCCATCGCCCGTCGGCTCGGTTTCGGCTCGATCCTCGGCTACCTCGCGGCGGGCATCATCATCGGGCCCTGGGGACTGAAGCTGTTCGCCGACGTCGACCGGATTCTCCACCTGGCCGAGTTCGGCGTGGTCCTGCTGCTGTTCATCATCGGGCTGGAATTGCAGCCGACCCGCCTGTGGGCGCTCCGGCGCGGCATCTTCGGCACCGGTGCAGCGCAGGTCCTCGTCACCGGCGCAGTGCTGGCGGGCGCGGCAATCGCTTTCGGCCTGGCGTGGAAATCGGCGCTGATCGTCGGCCTGATCCTGGCACTGTCCTCCACGGCCTTCGTGCTCCAATTGCTGGCCGAGCGCCGGCAACTGACGACGCGGCACGGCCGGACCGCCTTCACCATCCTGCTGTTGCAGGATATCGCCGTCATTCCACTGCTCGCCCTGATCCCGATGCTCGCCCCGGGGGCCGGCGGCACGCCGGTCTCAGGCAGCGGGTACGTGTTGCAGATCGGCGCCGTGCTGGCCCTGATTGCGGGCGGTCGCTGGCTGTTGCGGCCGATGTTCCGGATCGCGGCCCGCGACGGGGGCCACGAGATATTCACGGCCACTGCACTGGTGGTGGTGGTCGGCTCCGCGCTGCTGATGACCCAGGTCGGGCTCTCGGCCGGGCTCGGCGCCTTCCTCGCCGGCGTGCTGCTGGCGGATTCCGAGTTCCGCCACGAACTGGAGGCCGAGATCGAGCCCTTCAAGGGCCTGCTGCTCGGCCTGTTCTTCGTCGCCGTCGGGATGTCCACCAACCTCGGCCTGCTGGTCGAAATACCCTGGCGGATCATCGCCATGACCGTGGCGTTGATCGCCCTGAAAGCGCTGGTGCTGTTCGTGGTCGGCCGGCTCAGCGGCCTGCCGACCAGCTCGGCGCGCAGCCTGGCGTTCGTGCTCGCCCAGGGCGGCGAATTCGCCTTCGTCCTGTTCGCCGCCGCATTGCAGGGCAACCTCATCGATCGCGAGCTGTTCGAGCTGCTGATCCTGGTCGTCAGCCTGTCCATGATGGCGACGCCCTTCCTGGTGATCGCCGATGAACGCGTCGGCCGGGCCACCCGCGAGAAGGAAGACCAGCGTGAATGGGACAAGGTGGAATCCGATCGCGACCACGAGGTCATCATCGCCGGCCTCGGTCGCTTCGGCCAGGTCGTAGCGCGCGTCCTGAACATGCGCCGGATCCCCTTCACCGCGCTCGAGTCCGACAGCCGGCAGGTCGACTTCGTGCGCCGCTTCGGCAACGTCGTCTATTACGGCGACACGACGCGCCTGGATTTGTTGCGCGCGGCGCACGTGGAAAAAGCCAAGCTGTTCGTGGTCGCCATCGAGGATATCGAGGCTTCCGTGCGCACGGTCGAACTGGTGAAACACCATTTCCCGCACCTGAAGATATTTGCCCGCGCCACCGATCGCGCCCATGCGCGGGCCTTGCGCAACCGGAACGTGGACTACGTCATTCGCGAAAACTACGTGTCGAGCCTGGAAATGGCGGAGAACCTGTTGCAGGCGCTTGGCGATCCGCCGGACATGGCGGCCGACAGCATCCGCCAGTTCCGCCGCTTCGACGAGAACCTGCTGGAGCGGGAACGCGCGGTGGACCAGGACGAGGGCCGCCTCGTGCAGACGGTCCGCGAGGCTGAACGGGAACTCGCGTTCCTGTTCCATAGCGACGAACATGACGTGGAAAGCGCGGTGAAGGCCAAAGAGAAATGA
- the ttcA gene encoding tRNA 2-thiocytidine(32) synthetase TtcA has translation MNDEGALSATARRLESRLRSQVGKAIEDYGMIADGDRVMVCLSGGKDSYALLSLLIALQRAAPVSFELVAVNLDQKQPGFPAHVLPEYLASLGVPFHILEQDTYSVVKRVIPEGKTTCGLCSRLRRGALYSFAAAQGFDKIALGHHRDDIIETLFLNLFFGGTIKAMPPKLRSDDGRNVVIRPLAYCRESELARYATAKQFPLIPCNLCGAQENLQRQEIKAMLADWERRFPGRIDSIAAALGNVAPSQLLDTQLFDFAGLAAASRAAAD, from the coding sequence ATGAACGACGAGGGCGCACTCTCCGCCACGGCCCGCCGCCTCGAATCGCGGCTGCGCAGCCAGGTCGGCAAGGCGATCGAGGATTACGGCATGATCGCCGACGGCGATCGCGTGATGGTGTGCCTGTCGGGGGGCAAGGACAGCTACGCGCTCCTCAGCCTGCTCATCGCGCTGCAGCGCGCGGCGCCGGTGAGCTTCGAGCTTGTCGCCGTGAACCTCGACCAGAAGCAGCCGGGTTTCCCGGCGCACGTCCTCCCGGAGTATCTCGCGTCCCTCGGGGTGCCTTTCCATATCCTGGAACAGGACACCTACAGCGTGGTCAAGCGGGTCATCCCGGAGGGGAAGACCACCTGCGGCCTCTGCTCGCGGCTCAGGCGGGGCGCCCTGTACAGCTTCGCCGCCGCGCAGGGATTCGACAAGATCGCCCTGGGGCACCATCGCGACGACATCATCGAGACGCTGTTCCTGAACCTGTTTTTCGGCGGCACCATCAAGGCCATGCCGCCGAAGCTGCGCAGCGACGACGGACGCAACGTGGTGATCCGGCCGCTGGCCTATTGCCGCGAGAGCGAGCTGGCGCGCTACGCCACGGCCAAGCAGTTTCCCCTCATTCCCTGCAACCTGTGCGGCGCGCAGGAAAACCTGCAGCGACAGGAGATCAAGGCGATGCTGGCGGACTGGGAGCGACGTTTCCCGGGCCGGATCGACTCCATTGCCGCCGCACTCGGCAATGTCGCGCCTTCCCAGCTGCTCGACACACAGCTGTTCGACTTCGCCGGCCTGGCGGCGGCGAGCAGGGCTGCAGCAGACTAA
- a CDS encoding mechanosensitive ion channel domain-containing protein — translation MPPAKSSPRAAMLLLAVLCIACGLSAGAPAIAQVLPGISVPDRAETEEPAEETAPAPLRAVPLQAVPDRLDEGRELVRRAVNAARPDPEVESIAEQLTGLETRLETLDEPLPATDLRSLENALERVNGLRRDLTSLRLPLARRGSELGQRLESLQQASETWRLTREALAGGDAPAELLESVDNLQDALEDARQVVDGRLETILAMQAQLTRWRTPVEERREILEAAMAQAGAELFEPEHPAIWRSDISLGDLQGSRHAWQGDWQALQNYLAAREGALALHAGLLVLLLVFFFALARKVDQWVGDRPGLAPTLAIFRFPLAAALVMAILAGAWLYPDAPPVLRELFGVLLILPLLRMLPPIVSPVLRGPLYQVIALYALLRMDILLGTGTSLERYTLLLLTTAALAVAALMFRPGGPAAKLEAGPWWRAVRFAGRAGSLVLLTALLANIGGYVSLAGLLTNAVIGSAFAGIVLFAGVVVTRAALNAMLQTQLLRKSNLVRWHSAAIDGWVMRILPFVVLIGWIVATLRLFRLDGLLGQVVSGILFSRARIGTVSISLGDILGFALAIWLGLLLSRLLRFVLDVDVFPRVTLPRGVAATISMLVNYTILGIAVVFAVAAAGIQLDRFAIIVGALSVGIGFGLQNVVNNFVSGLILAFERPVQSGDTIEFTETFGNVTRIGVRSSTVRTFDGAEVIVPNANLISNEVTNWTLSDMRRRIEILAGVAYGTDPRKVIELLLAVARRNEKVLEDPEPAALFLGFGDSSLDFSLRAWTDDFNNYLTIKSDLTLAVHDALYESGIEIPFPQRDLHLRSVDSAAVARIGAVRSPEVGDAPASDAASSPDPGPGSRGGQGSGPSSGGTS, via the coding sequence ATGCCGCCTGCGAAGTCATCGCCCCGCGCCGCCATGCTGCTCCTGGCCGTGCTCTGCATCGCCTGCGGTCTCTCTGCCGGCGCGCCGGCCATCGCCCAGGTCCTCCCGGGAATCAGCGTGCCGGACAGGGCCGAGACCGAGGAGCCTGCCGAGGAAACGGCGCCTGCGCCACTGAGGGCGGTCCCCCTGCAAGCGGTGCCGGACCGGCTGGACGAGGGACGGGAACTCGTGCGGCGCGCGGTGAATGCCGCCCGGCCCGACCCGGAAGTCGAGTCGATTGCCGAGCAGCTCACGGGGCTCGAAACGCGCCTCGAGACACTCGACGAACCCCTGCCGGCCACCGACTTGCGGAGCCTCGAGAATGCCCTGGAACGGGTCAACGGGCTGCGCCGCGACCTGACTTCGCTACGCTTGCCGCTTGCCCGGCGCGGCAGCGAACTCGGCCAGCGGCTGGAGTCGCTGCAACAGGCGAGCGAGACCTGGCGCCTGACCCGGGAAGCGCTGGCCGGGGGGGACGCTCCCGCCGAACTGCTCGAAAGCGTCGACAACCTGCAAGATGCGCTCGAGGACGCCCGGCAGGTCGTCGATGGACGCCTGGAAACGATCCTGGCCATGCAGGCGCAACTGACGCGCTGGCGCACGCCCGTCGAGGAACGACGCGAAATCCTCGAAGCGGCCATGGCGCAAGCGGGCGCCGAATTGTTCGAGCCCGAGCATCCGGCGATCTGGCGCAGTGACATCTCGCTCGGCGACCTCCAGGGCTCCCGGCACGCATGGCAAGGCGACTGGCAGGCGCTGCAGAATTACCTGGCGGCCAGGGAAGGCGCCCTTGCCCTCCATGCCGGTTTGCTGGTGTTGCTGCTCGTATTCTTCTTCGCGCTGGCACGCAAGGTCGACCAATGGGTCGGCGACAGGCCCGGGCTCGCCCCGACGCTCGCCATATTCCGTTTCCCCCTCGCCGCCGCGCTCGTCATGGCGATTCTCGCCGGCGCGTGGCTCTACCCGGACGCGCCACCGGTACTGAGGGAGCTGTTCGGCGTCTTGCTGATCCTGCCATTGCTGCGCATGCTGCCGCCCATCGTCAGCCCGGTTTTGCGGGGCCCCCTTTACCAGGTCATCGCCCTGTATGCGTTGTTGCGGATGGATATCCTGCTCGGCACGGGGACCAGCCTGGAGCGCTACACGCTGCTCTTGCTCACCACTGCGGCGCTCGCGGTCGCCGCCCTGATGTTCCGTCCCGGCGGGCCGGCGGCGAAGCTCGAGGCGGGACCATGGTGGCGGGCGGTGCGTTTCGCCGGACGAGCCGGCAGCCTGGTCCTGTTGACCGCGCTGCTGGCAAATATCGGCGGCTATGTGTCACTGGCGGGTTTGCTCACCAATGCGGTGATCGGCAGCGCGTTTGCCGGCATCGTGCTGTTCGCCGGGGTCGTCGTCACGCGGGCTGCGCTCAACGCGATGCTGCAGACGCAGCTGTTGAGAAAATCGAACCTCGTCCGCTGGCACAGTGCCGCCATCGACGGCTGGGTGATGCGCATCCTGCCGTTCGTCGTGCTCATCGGCTGGATCGTGGCCACCCTCCGGCTGTTTCGTCTCGATGGCCTGCTCGGCCAGGTGGTTTCCGGAATATTGTTCAGCAGGGCCAGGATCGGAACGGTGTCGATATCGCTCGGCGACATCCTCGGTTTCGCGCTCGCGATCTGGCTGGGCCTGCTCCTCTCGCGACTGCTGCGCTTCGTGCTCGACGTGGACGTGTTCCCGCGGGTCACGTTGCCGCGGGGCGTGGCGGCCACCATCTCGATGCTGGTCAACTACACGATCCTGGGCATCGCCGTCGTGTTCGCCGTGGCGGCCGCCGGCATCCAGCTCGATCGTTTCGCGATCATCGTGGGCGCACTTTCCGTCGGCATCGGTTTCGGGCTGCAGAACGTGGTCAACAACTTCGTGTCCGGCCTGATCCTGGCCTTCGAGCGCCCGGTGCAATCCGGCGATACCATCGAGTTCACCGAGACGTTCGGCAACGTCACGCGCATCGGCGTGCGCTCCAGCACGGTGCGCACTTTCGACGGCGCCGAGGTGATCGTGCCGAACGCCAACCTGATATCCAACGAAGTCACCAACTGGACGTTGTCCGATATGCGCCGGCGCATCGAGATCCTGGCCGGCGTGGCCTACGGCACGGATCCCCGCAAAGTGATCGAACTGCTCCTGGCCGTGGCGCGTCGCAACGAGAAAGTTCTCGAGGACCCGGAACCCGCCGCGCTGTTTCTCGGCTTCGGCGACAGCTCGCTGGATTTCTCGCTCCGCGCGTGGACGGACGATTTCAACAACTACCTCACCATCAAGAGCGACCTGACGCTCGCCGTGCACGATGCGCTGTACGAATCGGGAATCGAGATCCCCTTCCCGCAACGCGACCTTCACCTCCGCTCGGTGGACTCCGCCGCCGTCGCGCGGATCGGCGCGGTTCGCTCTCCCGAGGTCGGCGATGCCCCCGCGAGCGACGCAGCGTCATCACCCGATCCCGGGCCCGGCTCGCGAGGAGGTCAGGGTTCCGGGCCATCCTCCGGCGGGACATCGTAG
- a CDS encoding SDR family NAD(P)-dependent oxidoreductase produces MNPPAPDPVLASFPQPFTALVAGANRGIGLAFVRHLVAGGQARRIWAGCRDPEAAGELAELAAVAPAVRILQLDVTDEQVLADAAREAGEEGSTVELLINCAGFLHRPGGPQPERRLAEVRADWLQESFAVNAAGPLLLAKHFERLLPRRDRVVFASLSARVGSIGDNRLGGWYAYRAAKAAQNMFIRTLSIELARRARGSICVALHPGTTDTGLSRPFQAGVPEGKLFNTAFSAGRLLAVIDGLKRDDTGGFFAWNGERIPW; encoded by the coding sequence ATGAACCCTCCGGCGCCGGACCCCGTGCTCGCCAGCTTTCCCCAACCCTTCACCGCGCTGGTCGCCGGGGCGAATCGCGGCATCGGCCTGGCTTTCGTCCGGCACCTCGTGGCGGGCGGGCAGGCGCGACGGATCTGGGCGGGCTGTCGGGACCCGGAGGCGGCCGGGGAACTGGCCGAGCTCGCCGCCGTCGCGCCGGCCGTGCGCATCCTGCAACTCGACGTCACCGACGAGCAGGTCCTCGCCGACGCCGCCCGGGAGGCGGGCGAAGAAGGCTCGACGGTCGAGTTGCTGATCAACTGCGCCGGATTCCTGCACAGGCCGGGTGGACCGCAACCGGAACGGCGTCTTGCCGAGGTCCGCGCAGACTGGCTCCAGGAGTCGTTCGCGGTCAACGCGGCCGGCCCGTTGTTGCTGGCCAAGCACTTCGAGCGGCTGTTGCCGCGGCGGGATCGTGTCGTGTTCGCGAGCCTCTCCGCCCGCGTGGGCAGCATCGGCGACAACCGGCTCGGCGGCTGGTATGCCTATCGTGCGGCCAAGGCGGCGCAGAACATGTTCATCCGGACGTTATCCATCGAGCTGGCACGTCGCGCGCGCGGTTCGATCTGTGTCGCCTTGCATCCCGGCACCACCGACACCGGCCTGTCGCGCCCGTTCCAGGCCGGTGTTCCCGAGGGCAAGCTGTTCAACACGGCGTTTTCGGCCGGGCGGCTGCTCGCGGTGATCGACGGGCTGAAACGCGACGACACCGGCGGATTCTTCGCCTGGAACGGGGAGCGAATTCCCTGGTGA
- a CDS encoding metal ABC transporter ATP-binding protein, translating to MTASLSFRDVSFGYGDGPDVVQHVDLEIGPHELIGLIGPNGGGKSTLLKLAAGLLKPREGEVQVFGRPPHAAREDIGYVPQFALFPREFPITVAQAVLLGRLGVGSGLRWSAADRAAATRAIHETELDALAGRPLSALSGGELQRVLIARALAAEPRLLLLDEPTSNLDQRAEEDMFALLAKLSDRMAVVLVSHDVGFVTGYVQRVACISRTLICHGTSEVTGEVINELYGHPVRAVHHAHPHGSAPDRS from the coding sequence GTGACGGCCTCACTGTCTTTCCGGGATGTCAGCTTCGGTTACGGAGACGGCCCGGACGTCGTGCAACACGTGGACCTGGAGATCGGCCCCCACGAGCTGATCGGCCTGATCGGCCCCAACGGGGGCGGCAAGAGCACGCTCCTGAAACTCGCCGCCGGACTGCTCAAGCCGCGCGAGGGCGAAGTGCAAGTGTTCGGCCGGCCGCCCCATGCAGCGCGCGAAGACATCGGGTACGTGCCGCAGTTCGCGCTGTTTCCGCGCGAGTTTCCCATCACCGTCGCGCAGGCCGTGTTGCTCGGCCGGCTGGGGGTCGGCTCCGGACTCCGCTGGAGCGCGGCCGACCGGGCCGCGGCCACCCGCGCGATCCACGAAACCGAGCTGGATGCGCTCGCGGGCAGACCACTCAGCGCGCTGTCCGGCGGAGAACTGCAACGCGTGCTGATCGCCCGCGCGCTCGCCGCCGAGCCGCGCCTGCTGCTGCTCGACGAACCCACCTCGAACCTCGACCAGCGCGCCGAGGAGGACATGTTCGCCCTCCTTGCGAAACTGAGCGACCGCATGGCGGTCGTGCTCGTCTCGCACGACGTCGGGTTCGTCACCGGCTACGTGCAGCGGGTCGCGTGCATCAGCCGGACCCTGATCTGCCACGGCACCTCGGAAGTCACCGGCGAAGTGATCAACGAGCTCTACGGGCACCCGGTCCGGGCCGTGCATCATGCGCATCCCCACGGATCGGCGCCGGATCGAAGCTGA
- a CDS encoding zinc ABC transporter substrate-binding protein, whose product MRPASPLIVRLSSMVISALVLSSLALLPAAAAGAATPQVVVSILPQQYLVERIGGSRVEVLTLVQPGDSPATYAPGPATLAALDTAQAWFTIDVHFEAVWLDRIVRDRPGLEIIPLAEDLPLRRTEESDVLTEGSPAGTHDHDRHDDHHHDHDHGGAPDPHTWTDPRLAARMAERIADTLARLDPEGAAYYRERAAALQEELLDLHREIAARLAPLEGRAFIVFHPSWGYFADAYGLVQLPIEIGGREPGPRSLAELIRRGRAAGVKAVFVQRQFTQRSARAVAEALGVPTVEADPLALDYIDNLRRVSIAMAAALDGAGADDGS is encoded by the coding sequence ATGCGTCCTGCCAGCCCCCTGATCGTCCGCCTGTCGTCCATGGTCATCTCGGCCCTGGTGCTGTCGTCCTTGGCCCTGTTGCCGGCGGCGGCCGCCGGGGCCGCGACGCCGCAGGTGGTCGTCAGCATCCTGCCGCAGCAGTACCTCGTCGAGCGGATCGGCGGGTCGCGGGTCGAGGTGCTCACGCTGGTGCAGCCGGGAGACAGCCCCGCCACCTACGCACCCGGACCCGCCACGCTCGCCGCCCTGGATACCGCGCAGGCGTGGTTCACCATCGACGTGCATTTCGAAGCCGTCTGGCTCGACCGAATCGTGCGCGACCGGCCCGGCCTGGAGATTATTCCCCTGGCAGAGGATCTGCCGTTGCGTCGCACGGAGGAGAGCGACGTACTGACCGAAGGTTCGCCTGCGGGCACGCACGATCACGACCGTCATGATGACCATCACCACGATCACGACCATGGCGGCGCTCCGGACCCCCACACGTGGACGGATCCGCGCCTGGCGGCGCGGATGGCGGAACGCATCGCGGACACGCTGGCCCGGCTCGATCCCGAGGGAGCCGCCTATTACCGGGAACGGGCCGCCGCCCTGCAGGAGGAACTGCTCGACCTGCACCGCGAGATCGCCGCACGCCTCGCGCCGCTGGAGGGTCGGGCTTTCATCGTGTTCCACCCCTCCTGGGGATATTTTGCGGACGCCTATGGGCTGGTGCAGCTGCCCATCGAGATCGGGGGGCGCGAACCCGGCCCGCGGAGCCTCGCCGAGCTGATCCGCCGCGGCCGCGCGGCCGGCGTCAAGGCGGTGTTCGTCCAGCGCCAGTTCACCCAGCGCAGCGCGCGCGCCGTGGCGGAGGCCCTGGGCGTGCCGACCGTCGAGGCCGACCCGCTGGCCCTGGACTACATCGACAACCTGCGACGCGTTTCCATCGCCATGGCGGCCGCGCTCGACGGCGCGGGCGCGGACGACGGCTCGTGA
- a CDS encoding Arm DNA-binding domain-containing protein: protein MSKLTDDYFRDLPPKERRYDTPLGEGLVFSVFPNGTKCWVLVYSVDGFARRRTLGLFPELNADGAREALAQARRILAVESELARSGELSAAAPRRGFFVGLLEDKPLLAFGLGLGFAALLGLAVVWLLR, encoded by the coding sequence ATGAGCAAGCTGACGGACGACTATTTTCGCGACCTGCCGCCGAAAGAACGCCGCTACGACACCCCGCTGGGGGAAGGGCTGGTGTTCTCGGTGTTTCCCAACGGCACGAAGTGCTGGGTGCTGGTCTATTCGGTGGACGGTTTCGCGCGCCGCCGGACCCTCGGCCTGTTTCCGGAACTCAACGCGGACGGCGCCCGCGAGGCGCTCGCGCAGGCGCGCCGCATCCTCGCGGTGGAAAGCGAACTGGCCCGCTCCGGCGAGCTCAGCGCCGCGGCGCCCCGCCGCGGCTTTTTCGTCGGCCTTCTCGAAGACAAGCCCCTGCTGGCGTTCGGCCTGGGCCTTGGCTTCGCCGCATTGCTGGGCCTCGCGGTGGTCTGGCTGCTGCGCTGA